The following are from one region of the Nostoc cf. commune SO-36 genome:
- a CDS encoding cofactor assembly of complex C subunit B, translating into MDTAILPSTFLLTLLLSVGLFFFIRASTKDRTEIAQLVSEQDEAALMSQLKEYFRSRSYRVAAVDREQNQVTFEGFVKPSWFLAIFLTLLAATGIVCLSLVVSMLFPSFSTLVLAMVLLSPLSGLFYWKKSGRLEKVSLKVETTQSEQTFSSKITVVAHRDELSELQRTLQLKPGK; encoded by the coding sequence ATGGATACTGCTATTCTGCCATCTACGTTCCTGCTAACCTTGTTGTTATCGGTTGGGCTGTTTTTCTTTATTCGTGCCTCGACTAAAGACCGCACTGAAATAGCGCAACTGGTATCTGAGCAAGACGAAGCTGCTTTAATGTCTCAATTAAAAGAGTATTTTCGATCGCGGTCTTACCGAGTGGCAGCGGTAGACCGAGAACAAAACCAGGTGACTTTTGAAGGTTTTGTTAAACCCAGCTGGTTTTTAGCTATATTTCTAACTTTATTGGCAGCTACCGGGATTGTTTGTCTATCTCTGGTAGTATCTATGCTTTTTCCTAGCTTCAGTACCCTTGTTCTGGCTATGGTATTGTTATCGCCTTTAAGTGGTCTATTTTATTGGAAAAAATCTGGAAGGCTTGAAAAGGTGTCGCTCAAAGTAGAAACAACTCAGAGCGAACAAACCTTCTCAAGTAAGATAACCGTAGTTGCCCATCGAGACGAACTCAGTGAGTTGCAGAGGACTCTACAGC